A region from the Triticum aestivum cultivar Chinese Spring chromosome 3D, IWGSC CS RefSeq v2.1, whole genome shotgun sequence genome encodes:
- the LOC123078335 gene encoding uncharacterized protein isoform X1, translating to MQHIFSFGLATGKHAMGSGEPLGSPMPDFPGTLDVEILDGPDKPAAKPFDKPFDPVDRKRKRGGLMEEEINVFRSTTEAVKEVATAIRECKPLDVHPNLYGAVMTQGGFSDEALMAALSHLLDNKAHGVGFVAMVDAHRMMWLRSWLGKHYY from the coding sequence atgcagcacatcttctccttcgggctggcaactgggaagcatgccatgggctcgggggagcctcttggttctcccatgccTGACTTCCCTGGGACCCTGGACGTCGAGAtccttgatggccctgacaagcccGCTGCGAAGCCCTTCGACAAGCCATTTGACCCCGTTGATagaaagaggaagagaggaggcctgatggaggaggagatcaatgtcttccGCAGCACgactgaggcggtgaaggaggtggcaacagccatcagggagtgcaagcccctcgacgtccaccctaacctgtatggcgctgtcatgacccagggtggcttcagcgacgaggctctcatggcagctctcagccacctgcttgacaacaaggcccatggtgttgggttcgttgccatggTCGACGCTCACAGGATGatgtggctcaggagctggctgggcaagcactactactag
- the LOC123078335 gene encoding uncharacterized protein isoform X2 gives MASDMTTQTQDLSLALVVSDSQFAPSFVEDSQPMSEMAPDSEVFESDSLYVSVVLVEPTNTAAAAAALKLAAAKAKKDSRSNNMKWQPFMSTFVLNKMCELISSGVRTDKGFKEVHLNTVAKQVFEFCGQEVSATQVYNHLRK, from the exons atggcctct gacatgaccacgcagacgcaagatcttagTCTGGCCCTTGTCGTGTCCGACAGCCAGTTTGCTCCATCGTTTGTCGAGGACTCGCAGCCTATGTCCgagatggcacctgattcagaggtgttcgagtctgattccctctatgtgtcagtagtgctcgttgagccaactaatactgctgctgctgccgctgcactcaagctagcagcagcaaaggcaaagaaggatagtaggtcgaacaacatgaagtggcagccgttcatgtccacgttcgtgctgaacaagatgtgtgaactcatctctagtggagttaggactgacaagggcttcaaggaggtgcacttgaacaccgttgcgaagcaggtgttcgagttctgtgggcaagaggtgtctgccacccaggtgtacaaccacctgaggaagtaG
- the LOC123078334 gene encoding bZIP transcription factor 44, translating into MASPGPGTASTVTSSSAGSEATRAPPAALTEERKRKRKESNRLSAQRSRARKLLQVDELEAEAAALRARNCAVAAAAQEAARRCAVVQAENELLHARALELGARLESLAELIQYMDAAAAMGASSIPLAGVNGNALAPQPILQTELYYNYSYHC; encoded by the coding sequence ATGGCCTCTCCCGGTCCCGGCACGGCGTCTACCGTCACGTCGTCGTCGGCCGGCTCGGAGGCGACACGGGCGCCGCCTGCGGCGCTGACGGAGGAGAGGAAGCGCAAGCGCAAGGAGTCGAACCGGCTATCCGCGCAGCGGTCGCGCGCGCGCAAACTGCTGCAGGTGGACGagctggaggcggaggcggcagcgctGCGCGCCCGGAACTGCGCCGTGGCAGCGGCGGCACAGGAGGCCGCGCGCCGGTGCGCGGTCGTCCAGGCCGAGAACGAGCTCCTGCATGCGCGGGCGCTGGAGCTGGGCGCGCGCCTCGAGTCCCTCGCCGAGCTGATCCAGTACATGGACGCGGCCGCCGCCATGGGTGCTTCCTCCATCCCGCTCGCCGGCGTCAACGGCAACGCCTTGGCCCCGCAGCCGATCCTGCAAACGGAGTTGTACTACAACTACTCCTACCACTGCTAG